Proteins from a genomic interval of Mycolicibacterium grossiae:
- a CDS encoding SAM-dependent methyltransferase, which produces MPRTEGDTWDLATSVGATATMVAAARAIATKADQPLIDDPFAEPLVRAVGVDFLTRWAAGEITGEDVDVEGTSWGLQHMPAAMAARTRYFDQFFADAAAAGIRQAVILASGLDARAYRLDWPADMTVYEIDQPDVIAFKTRTLGDLGAAPKAELRTVAIDLREDWPAALTAAGFDPSAPSAWIAEGLFGYLPPEAQDRLLDTVTDLAAPGSRLGSEAVPSQPPGSLDEAREKMRTATQKWREHGFDLDFTELTFDGERNDVDAYLAGRGWTSTGTPMGELLVANGFPRIPQDGDDDVTMNGVVYYTSIKQ; this is translated from the coding sequence ATGCCGCGCACCGAAGGCGACACCTGGGACCTCGCGACCAGCGTCGGAGCCACCGCCACCATGGTGGCCGCCGCCCGCGCCATCGCCACCAAGGCCGACCAGCCGCTGATCGACGACCCGTTCGCCGAGCCGCTGGTCCGGGCCGTCGGTGTGGACTTCCTCACGAGGTGGGCTGCCGGGGAGATCACCGGCGAGGACGTCGACGTCGAGGGCACCAGCTGGGGACTGCAGCACATGCCCGCCGCGATGGCCGCCCGCACCCGCTACTTCGACCAGTTCTTCGCCGACGCCGCCGCGGCCGGCATCCGGCAGGCCGTCATCCTGGCCTCCGGGCTCGACGCGCGCGCCTACCGCCTCGACTGGCCCGCCGACATGACGGTCTACGAGATCGACCAGCCCGACGTCATCGCCTTCAAGACGCGCACGCTCGGCGACCTCGGCGCCGCGCCGAAGGCCGAGTTGCGGACCGTGGCGATCGACCTGCGGGAGGACTGGCCTGCCGCGCTGACCGCCGCCGGCTTCGACCCGTCGGCGCCGTCGGCGTGGATCGCCGAGGGCCTGTTCGGCTACCTGCCGCCCGAGGCTCAGGACCGCCTGCTCGACACCGTCACCGACCTCGCGGCACCCGGCAGCCGGCTGGGCAGCGAGGCCGTGCCGAGCCAGCCGCCGGGCAGCCTGGACGAGGCGCGGGAGAAGATGCGCACGGCCACCCAGAAGTGGCGCGAGCACGGCTTCGACCTCGACTTCACCGAGCTGACGTTCGACGGCGAGCGCAACGACGTCGACGCCTATCTCGCCGGCCGCGGCTGGACGTCGACCGGCACCCCGATGGGTGAGCTGCTCGTCGCCAACGGCTTCCCGCGCATCCCGCAGGACGGCGACGACGACGTCACGATGAACGGCGTCGTGTACTACACGTCGATCAAGCAGTAG
- a CDS encoding DMT family transporter codes for MLTHGLVVVLALCAAISMAIGIVVRQRATMDVPDEQGVSAVMFRTLLRRPLWWAGTGVAVLGYVFQALALIKGSLILVQPLLVSALLFTLPLSARLAHRRVRRGEWLWAGVLTASLAVFVLLARPGPPAQTATVPVAVLVGALCALSIVVCVVIAVRVAGWQRAVLLAVAVGVLFGVVAVLTKVVMHILDDRGLLSLLATPAPYALVVLGVLATLLQQSAFHAGALQTSVPTMLVLEPVVAVFLGALLLGEELDAGRYEAVALTVAIFAMTAATVALGREEGAYEAGLELESARRGA; via the coding sequence GTGTTGACCCACGGACTGGTCGTCGTCCTCGCGCTCTGCGCCGCCATCTCGATGGCCATCGGCATCGTCGTCCGGCAGCGCGCCACCATGGACGTCCCGGACGAGCAGGGCGTCAGCGCCGTCATGTTCCGCACGCTGCTGCGCCGCCCGCTGTGGTGGGCGGGCACCGGCGTCGCGGTCCTCGGCTACGTGTTCCAGGCCCTCGCGCTCATCAAGGGATCACTGATCCTGGTGCAGCCGCTGCTGGTGTCGGCCCTGCTGTTCACCCTGCCGCTCAGCGCGCGCCTGGCGCACCGCCGGGTGCGGCGCGGCGAATGGCTGTGGGCGGGTGTGCTCACCGCGTCGCTCGCGGTGTTCGTGCTGCTGGCCCGGCCGGGGCCGCCCGCTCAGACCGCGACCGTGCCGGTGGCCGTGCTCGTCGGCGCACTCTGCGCGCTGTCGATCGTCGTCTGCGTGGTGATCGCGGTGCGCGTCGCCGGCTGGCAGCGGGCGGTCCTGCTCGCGGTCGCGGTCGGCGTGCTCTTCGGCGTCGTCGCCGTGCTCACCAAGGTCGTCATGCACATCCTCGACGACCGGGGGCTGCTCAGCCTGCTCGCCACCCCCGCGCCCTATGCGCTCGTCGTGCTCGGCGTGCTCGCCACGCTGCTGCAGCAGTCGGCATTCCACGCCGGGGCGCTGCAGACGTCGGTGCCGACGATGCTGGTGCTCGAACCGGTGGTCGCGGTGTTCCTGGGTGCCCTGCTGCTCGGCGAGGAACTCGACGCGGGCCGCTACGAGGCCGTCGCGCTGACCGTGGCGATCTTCGCGATGACGGCCGCCACGGTCGCGCTCGGACGCGAGGAGGGCGCCTACGAGGCCGGCCTCGAACTCGAGTCCGCCCGTCGCGGCGCCTGA
- a CDS encoding phosphotransferase: protein MTATLSVPRDWSEITPGWLTAALADRHPGAVVESVEVVVRDDGTNRRARLAVDYAAGSGPATVFVKAVDPEHKALIKLTSGLLHEPRLFTANVELPLEHPLVYAAVIDEAEEDFLLVMEDLVARDADPRDATRPLTVEQAADGVRGLARLHGRYWGHRVDVPELGWLEPFVPWDGMEYAPLPAALDRLGDDAPESVHALGITALVDDVWKPFVRTLTVGPPTLLHGDAHIGNTYLVPDGRGGHTVGFLDWQVARRGNFSLDLGYFLQGALTTADRRVHELALLEQYRDALGLPEDERPPLEEIWLRYRASVAHGLTLWLCTASAGELWQRPDIALALAQRYAAAYEDLRCAEAIADLA, encoded by the coding sequence ATGACCGCCACGCTCTCGGTCCCGCGGGACTGGAGCGAGATCACCCCCGGCTGGCTCACCGCGGCGCTCGCCGACCGGCACCCTGGGGCGGTCGTCGAGAGCGTCGAGGTCGTCGTCCGCGACGACGGGACCAACCGGCGGGCGCGGCTGGCCGTGGACTACGCCGCCGGGTCCGGTCCGGCGACGGTCTTCGTCAAGGCCGTCGACCCGGAGCACAAGGCGCTGATCAAGCTGACCAGCGGGCTGCTGCACGAACCGCGGCTGTTCACCGCGAACGTCGAGCTGCCGCTGGAGCATCCGCTTGTGTACGCGGCGGTGATCGACGAGGCCGAGGAGGACTTCCTGCTCGTCATGGAGGACCTCGTCGCCCGCGACGCCGACCCGCGTGACGCCACCCGGCCGCTCACCGTGGAACAGGCCGCCGACGGTGTGCGCGGTCTTGCGCGGCTGCACGGCCGCTACTGGGGTCACCGGGTCGACGTCCCGGAACTCGGCTGGCTGGAGCCCTTCGTGCCGTGGGACGGCATGGAGTACGCCCCGCTGCCCGCGGCGCTGGACCGGCTCGGCGACGACGCGCCGGAGTCGGTGCACGCCCTGGGCATCACCGCGCTCGTCGACGACGTCTGGAAGCCCTTCGTCCGCACGCTGACCGTGGGACCGCCCACGCTGCTGCACGGTGACGCGCACATCGGCAACACCTACCTGGTGCCCGACGGGCGCGGCGGCCACACCGTCGGCTTCCTCGACTGGCAGGTGGCCCGGCGCGGCAACTTCTCCCTCGACCTGGGCTACTTCCTGCAGGGCGCGCTCACCACCGCCGACCGCCGGGTGCACGAACTGGCGCTGCTCGAGCAGTACCGCGACGCGCTCGGGCTGCCCGAGGACGAGCGGCCCCCGCTGGAGGAGATCTGGCTGCGCTACCGGGCGTCGGTCGCGCACGGGCTGACGCTGTGGCTGTGCACGGCCAGCGCGGGGGAGCTGTGGCAGCGGCCCGACATCGCGCTCGCGCTGGCGCAGCGCTACGCCGCCGCGTACGAGGATCTGCGCTGCGCGGAGGCCATCGCGGACCTCGCCTGA
- a CDS encoding cytochrome P450 → MTDSATLGAPGRTSDEVYFDPYDVAINADPYPTFARLREEAPLYYNEQFDFYALSRFADVNKALVDHETFSSARGAIIELIKANIEIPSGALIFEDPPIHTIHRKLLARMFTPRKIAALEPKIREFCAQSLDPLVGTGTIDFVTDFGAIMPMRVISALLGIPEDDQEKIRDHGNAQMRTEAGQPMQAAKDGLVDGSIFEAYIDWRRDNPSDDIMTELLNVQFVDEHGVTRTLTREELLIYINVVAGAGNETTTRLIGWAAKVLAEHPDQRRQLVENPALIPQAIEELLRFEPPAPHVARYVTRDVTYYGQTVPEGSVMMLLLGAAVRDGRQFPPDGEVFDIHREQRQHLAFSVGTHYCLGSALARLEGRIALEEILKRFPEWDVDLPNAVLSPTSTVRGWDAMPAFIR, encoded by the coding sequence GTGACTGATTCGGCAACCCTCGGTGCCCCCGGACGGACCTCCGACGAGGTCTACTTCGACCCCTACGACGTCGCGATCAACGCCGACCCGTACCCGACGTTCGCCCGGCTGCGCGAGGAGGCGCCGCTCTACTACAACGAGCAGTTCGACTTCTACGCGCTCAGCCGCTTCGCCGACGTCAACAAGGCGCTCGTCGACCACGAGACGTTCAGCTCGGCCCGCGGCGCGATCATCGAACTGATCAAGGCCAACATCGAGATCCCGTCGGGCGCACTGATCTTCGAAGACCCGCCGATCCACACCATCCACCGCAAGCTGCTGGCCCGGATGTTCACCCCGCGCAAGATCGCCGCGCTGGAACCGAAGATCCGCGAGTTCTGCGCCCAGAGCCTCGACCCGCTGGTGGGGACCGGCACGATCGACTTCGTCACCGACTTCGGCGCAATCATGCCGATGCGGGTGATCAGCGCGCTGCTCGGCATCCCCGAGGACGATCAGGAGAAGATCCGCGACCACGGCAACGCCCAGATGCGCACCGAGGCGGGGCAGCCGATGCAGGCCGCCAAGGACGGGCTCGTCGACGGCTCGATCTTCGAGGCCTACATCGACTGGCGGCGCGACAATCCGTCCGACGACATCATGACCGAGCTGCTCAACGTTCAGTTCGTCGACGAACACGGCGTCACCCGCACGCTCACCCGCGAAGAGCTGCTGATCTACATCAACGTGGTCGCCGGCGCCGGCAACGAGACCACCACGCGGCTCATCGGCTGGGCTGCCAAGGTGCTCGCCGAACACCCCGACCAGCGCCGCCAGCTCGTCGAGAACCCGGCGCTCATCCCGCAGGCCATCGAGGAGCTGCTGCGCTTCGAACCGCCCGCCCCGCACGTCGCGCGCTACGTCACCCGCGACGTCACCTACTACGGGCAGACCGTGCCCGAGGGCAGCGTCATGATGCTGCTCCTCGGCGCCGCCGTGCGCGACGGCAGGCAGTTCCCGCCCGACGGCGAGGTCTTCGACATCCACCGCGAGCAACGTCAGCACCTCGCGTTCAGCGTCGGCACCCACTACTGCCTGGGCTCGGCGCTGGCGCGGCTGGAGGGCCGCATCGCCCTCGAGGAGATCCTCAAGCGCTTCCCGGAGTGGGACGTCGACCTGCCCAACGCCGTCCTGTCGCCCACGTCGACCGTGCGCGGGTGGGATGCCATGCCGGCGTTCATCCGATGA
- a CDS encoding LacI family DNA-binding transcriptional regulator — protein sequence MGVKARPTKADVARLANVSTATVTYVLNDVSGQTISAQTRAAVRAAAEQLGYRPNLAARNLARGGSGVVLYVVPRIALGELLLEVGSRLTTALARHGVVLSLQFETDDGRNVVDAVADLNPIAVTSVFPLGGPALAAVTAAGVPQIHLGSARLHAMGALHTLIGAMRVDHLVARGHRQLAFAYSDVATLRPLGDYWLAGLTEAAAAHDLPPLATAAVATDGTDAADVVRRWTDAGVTAVCAQSDEVALVVLHGIRTAGLRCPEDLAVMGVDATALGAVSAPPLTSVAFDAATIVDVSVAAMMTELGYPSVHEPNGADVARLIVRAST from the coding sequence GTGGGAGTGAAGGCTCGGCCGACGAAAGCCGACGTCGCGCGCCTCGCCAACGTCTCCACCGCCACCGTCACCTACGTCCTCAACGACGTGTCCGGACAGACGATCTCGGCGCAGACCCGCGCCGCCGTGCGGGCGGCCGCCGAACAGCTGGGCTACCGACCGAACCTCGCCGCCCGCAACCTCGCGCGCGGCGGCAGCGGCGTCGTGCTCTACGTCGTCCCGCGGATCGCGCTGGGCGAGCTGCTGCTCGAGGTCGGCAGCAGGCTGACCACGGCGCTGGCCCGGCACGGCGTCGTGCTGTCCCTGCAGTTCGAGACCGATGACGGGCGCAACGTCGTCGACGCCGTCGCCGACCTCAACCCCATCGCGGTGACCAGCGTCTTCCCCCTCGGCGGGCCGGCGCTGGCGGCCGTGACCGCGGCCGGGGTGCCGCAGATCCACCTCGGCAGCGCCCGGCTGCACGCCATGGGCGCCCTGCACACCTTGATCGGCGCGATGCGGGTCGACCACCTCGTCGCGCGCGGACACCGGCAGCTGGCCTTCGCCTACTCCGACGTCGCGACGCTGCGCCCGCTGGGCGACTACTGGCTCGCCGGGCTGACCGAAGCGGCCGCCGCGCACGACCTGCCACCGCTCGCGACGGCCGCAGTGGCGACCGACGGCACCGACGCCGCCGACGTGGTGCGCAGGTGGACCGACGCCGGGGTGACCGCGGTGTGCGCCCAGTCCGACGAGGTGGCCCTGGTGGTCCTGCACGGCATCCGCACCGCGGGGCTGCGCTGCCCGGAGGACCTGGCGGTCATGGGCGTCGACGCGACCGCGCTCGGCGCGGTGTCCGCACCGCCGCTGACCTCGGTCGCGTTCGACGCCGCGACCATCGTCGACGTGTCCGTCGCGGCGATGATGACCGAACTCGGCTACCCGTCGGTGCACGAGCCGAACGGCGCGGACGTCGCCCGCCTCATCGTGCGCGCCAGCACCTGA
- a CDS encoding MFS transporter, giving the protein MSDTATSSTTPRSDVRRAVVGASIGNAVEWFDFAIYGFLATYIAAKFFPAGNDTAALLNTFAIFAAAFFTRPLGGFVFGPLGDRIGRQRVLAVVILLMSAATLAIGLLPTYAAIGVAAPLLLLFFRCLQGFSAGGEYGGGAVYLAEYATDARRGFTVTFMAWSGVVGFLLGSITVTVLQAALPAAAMDSYGWRIPFLLAAPLGLVGLYIRLRLEDTPEFTRLSHDDDVSHRPLREAVTTSWTLILQVIGLFLIFNVGYYVVFTFLPTYLIRTLDYSKTASFLSITLASLVALVLILPLAALSDRVGRRPLLIAGSALFLVAAYPLFLLLNAGSLAAAITAHCLLAAIEAVYVSTAVTAGVELFRTRVRYSGFSVGYNVAVAGFGGTTPYVVTWLTSETGALAPAYYLMSAAALSLLTVLTLRETAGTRLRS; this is encoded by the coding sequence TTGTCCGACACCGCCACCTCCTCGACCACACCGCGATCCGACGTCCGCAGGGCCGTCGTCGGCGCCTCGATCGGCAACGCCGTGGAATGGTTCGACTTCGCGATCTACGGCTTCCTCGCCACCTACATCGCCGCGAAGTTCTTCCCCGCCGGCAACGACACCGCCGCGCTGCTCAACACGTTCGCGATCTTCGCCGCCGCCTTCTTCACCCGGCCGCTCGGCGGATTCGTCTTCGGCCCGCTCGGCGACCGCATCGGGCGGCAACGCGTGCTGGCCGTGGTGATCCTGCTGATGTCGGCCGCCACGTTGGCGATCGGTCTGCTGCCCACCTACGCGGCGATCGGCGTGGCCGCCCCGCTGCTGCTGCTCTTCTTCCGCTGTCTGCAAGGCTTCTCGGCGGGCGGTGAATACGGCGGCGGCGCAGTCTATCTCGCCGAGTACGCGACCGACGCGCGACGCGGATTCACCGTCACGTTCATGGCGTGGTCGGGCGTCGTCGGCTTCCTGCTCGGCTCGATCACGGTCACCGTGCTGCAGGCCGCGCTGCCCGCCGCCGCGATGGACTCCTACGGTTGGCGCATCCCGTTCCTGCTGGCCGCGCCGCTCGGCCTGGTCGGGCTCTACATCCGGCTGCGTCTCGAGGACACCCCCGAATTCACCCGGCTCAGCCACGACGACGACGTGTCCCACCGACCGCTGCGCGAGGCCGTCACCACCTCCTGGACGCTCATCCTGCAGGTGATCGGGCTGTTCCTGATCTTCAACGTCGGCTACTACGTGGTGTTCACGTTCCTGCCGACCTACCTCATCCGCACCTTGGACTACTCGAAGACCGCGTCGTTCCTGTCGATCACGCTCGCCAGCCTGGTGGCGCTCGTGCTCATCCTGCCGCTGGCCGCACTCTCCGACCGGGTCGGGCGGCGACCGCTGCTCATCGCCGGGTCCGCGCTGTTCCTGGTCGCGGCCTACCCGTTGTTCCTGCTGCTCAACGCCGGCTCGCTCGCAGCGGCCATCACCGCGCACTGCCTCCTGGCCGCCATCGAGGCCGTCTACGTGTCGACCGCCGTCACCGCGGGCGTCGAACTCTTCCGCACCCGGGTGCGCTACAGCGGCTTCTCCGTCGGCTACAACGTCGCGGTCGCCGGGTTCGGCGGCACCACGCCCTACGTCGTGACGTGGCTGACCAGTGAGACCGGCGCACTGGCCCCGGCGTACTACCTGATGTCCGCCGCCGCGCTCTCACTGCTCACCGTCCTGACCCTGCGCGAGACCGCGGGCACCCGCCTGCGGTCCTGA
- a CDS encoding O-methyltransferase, with protein sequence MYDESREQTSTLRARFEGMDLATATPQERADALSDVYMPVTPEAGRLLYALVRAIRPTTVVEFGTSLGLSGLHLAAAVRDNGFGRVVTTELSSAKVAAATRTFADAGLDDLVTVLEGDATQTLADVEGPVGVVLLDGWKELYLPVLRLLEPRLAPGALVVADNTGMPELRPYLDYVRAPGNGYVSVDFPARESDAMEISCRV encoded by the coding sequence ATGTACGACGAGTCGCGCGAGCAGACGTCGACGCTGCGGGCCCGCTTCGAGGGCATGGACCTCGCGACGGCCACCCCGCAGGAGCGGGCCGACGCCCTGAGCGACGTGTACATGCCCGTCACCCCGGAGGCGGGCAGGTTGTTGTACGCGTTGGTGCGCGCGATACGCCCGACGACGGTGGTGGAGTTCGGCACGTCGCTGGGCCTGTCGGGCCTGCACCTGGCGGCGGCGGTGCGCGACAACGGCTTCGGCCGCGTCGTGACCACCGAACTCAGCTCGGCCAAGGTCGCTGCGGCGACCCGCACCTTCGCCGACGCCGGTCTAGACGACCTCGTCACGGTGCTCGAAGGCGATGCCACCCAGACCCTGGCCGACGTCGAGGGACCCGTCGGCGTGGTGCTGCTCGATGGCTGGAAGGAGCTGTACCTGCCCGTGCTCCGGCTGCTGGAGCCGAGGCTGGCGCCGGGAGCACTCGTCGTCGCGGACAACACCGGCATGCCCGAGCTGCGGCCCTATCTGGACTACGTGCGCGCCCCCGGCAACGGCTACGTCAGCGTCGACTTCCCGGCTCGGGAGTCGGACGCCATGGAGATCAGCTGCCGGGTCTAG
- a CDS encoding type II toxin-antitoxin system Rv0910 family toxin, with product MAKVDVSVSSQLSPEEAWAMASNLGRFDEWLTIFGGWRSPVPDVIEKGTAVSSCIKVKGFRNTIHWIVTEYDEPRHIAMEGTGFGGVRIALDMTVTPESSGTKFHVLAEFGGGLLSGPVGALTARVLRSDVQRSVKNLAALTAKT from the coding sequence ATGGCGAAGGTAGACGTGTCGGTGTCCTCGCAGCTCTCGCCGGAGGAAGCGTGGGCCATGGCGTCGAATCTGGGCAGGTTCGACGAGTGGCTGACCATCTTCGGCGGCTGGCGCAGCCCGGTCCCCGACGTCATCGAGAAGGGCACGGCCGTGTCGTCGTGCATCAAGGTGAAGGGCTTCCGCAACACGATCCACTGGATCGTCACCGAGTACGACGAGCCCCGCCACATCGCGATGGAGGGCACCGGCTTCGGCGGCGTCCGCATCGCGCTGGACATGACCGTCACCCCGGAGTCCTCCGGTACGAAGTTCCACGTGCTCGCCGAGTTCGGCGGCGGCCTGTTGAGCGGGCCGGTCGGCGCGCTGACGGCGCGCGTGCTGCGCTCCGACGTCCAGCGGTCGGTGAAGAACCTCGCGGCGCTGACGGCGAAGACCTGA